One region of Rhodocaloribacter litoris genomic DNA includes:
- a CDS encoding thiamine pyrophosphate-dependent enzyme has translation MADQHPDKQPKRAKPVLPPGARPAEGPKGAKPAMPPGARPAEGPKGAKPAMPPGVRPAGPGKGPARPPAPGGDGAPRGLTRQDFTSDQDVRWCPGCGDYAILATVQRLMPELGVPRENVVFISGIGCSSRFPYYMNTYGMHSIHGRAPTIATGLKASRPELDVWIITGDGDALSIGGNHLIHLMRRNVDVQLLLFNNQIYGLTKGQYSPTSELGKITKSTPYGSIDHPFNPIALALGAEATFVARTMDRDPRHMKDILKAAHAHKGAAFVEIYQNCNIFNDGAFFTFTEKDTKPDHTLFLEHGRPLTFAGGQKGLRLDGLRLEVIDLAGDAWSISDCLVYDETSYEMATLVGHLFRQPEMPRPFGIFYRETRPTYEALLQQQIETVMRQRGPGDLQALLQAGETWEIT, from the coding sequence ATGGCTGACCAGCATCCCGACAAACAGCCGAAGCGTGCCAAGCCCGTCCTCCCTCCGGGCGCCAGACCGGCCGAAGGCCCGAAGGGCGCCAAACCGGCCATGCCGCCCGGCGCCAGACCGGCCGAAGGCCCGAAAGGCGCCAAACCGGCCATGCCGCCCGGCGTCAGACCCGCCGGGCCCGGCAAGGGACCGGCACGGCCGCCCGCCCCCGGCGGCGACGGCGCCCCACGCGGGCTCACCCGGCAGGACTTCACCTCCGACCAGGACGTGCGCTGGTGCCCCGGCTGCGGCGACTATGCCATCCTGGCCACCGTGCAGCGCCTCATGCCCGAACTCGGCGTGCCGCGCGAGAACGTCGTCTTCATCAGCGGCATCGGCTGCTCCAGCCGCTTCCCGTACTACATGAACACCTACGGGATGCACTCCATCCACGGCCGCGCCCCGACCATCGCCACCGGCCTGAAAGCCAGCCGCCCGGAACTCGACGTGTGGATCATCACCGGCGACGGCGACGCTCTCTCCATCGGCGGCAACCACCTGATCCACCTGATGCGGCGCAACGTGGACGTGCAGCTGCTGCTCTTCAACAACCAGATCTACGGCCTGACCAAAGGGCAGTACAGCCCCACCTCGGAGCTGGGCAAGATCACCAAAAGCACCCCCTACGGCTCCATCGACCACCCCTTCAACCCGATCGCGCTGGCCCTCGGCGCCGAGGCCACGTTCGTGGCCCGCACGATGGACCGCGATCCCCGGCACATGAAGGACATCCTCAAGGCCGCCCACGCCCACAAGGGAGCCGCCTTCGTCGAGATCTACCAGAACTGCAACATCTTCAACGACGGAGCCTTCTTCACCTTCACGGAGAAAGACACCAAGCCGGACCACACGCTCTTTCTCGAACACGGCCGGCCGTTGACGTTCGCCGGCGGCCAAAAGGGTCTTCGCCTGGACGGGCTGCGCCTGGAAGTCATCGACCTGGCAGGCGACGCCTGGTCCATCTCGGACTGCCTCGTCTACGACGAGACCAGTTACGAGATGGCCACCCTGGTGGGTCACCTGTTCCGGCAGCCGGAGATGCCCCGCCCCTTCGGCATCTTCTACCGCGAGACGC